Within Lolium rigidum isolate FL_2022 chromosome 5, APGP_CSIRO_Lrig_0.1, whole genome shotgun sequence, the genomic segment CACCACCACTACCACGCCGGCGACCCGATCCTCCACATCACGTATCCCCGGCGATACCTGGCATTCTTCTACTGCAACGCCACGGCCTTCATTGCGTCGCTGGTCATCCTCATCCTACTCCTGAGCAACACACTCAGCACTCAGGGGATCAAGTACTGCGCGTTGCAGATCGCCATGATCCTGGACCTTTTTGGCCTCATCGGCGCCTACGCCGCCGGGAGCTGCCGGCAGGTGTCCAAATCCGTGTACGTCTCGCTGATCGTCCTTCCGGTGTTCCTCTACGTCGGCATCCATGTTGCAGTGTTCATGTTAGAAGTGTTCCCGTCTTGGGCGGCATGGCGCCAAGAGTGGAAGGAGAAGATGGAACAATCCGCGCCCGGCTGGCTCAAGGAGGTGTTCGAGCacgccgatgaggaggaagaggagcgcaCGCtggagaagaggcgcaagcttctGCTGCTCCTTGCGATTCTCGCGGCGAGCCTCACCTACCAAGCCGGCATGAGCCCGCCGGGCGGCTTCTGGCAAGAGAGCAAGCCCGGCCACCATGTCGCTGGCGACCCGGTGCTCAACGACAACTACCAGCGCCGATACCTGGTCTTCTTCTACTGCAACGCGACGGCCTTCGTCGCGTCCCTCGCCGTCATCATGCTACTGGTGAACCGGAAGATCTCGACGACAGGGCTACGGTGCCACGCGCTGCGGGTTTGCGTGATCCTCGACCTCGTCGGGCTCTTGGGCGCCTTCGCCGCCGGTAGCAGCCGGAGGGTGTCCACCTCGATGTACGTCCTCGTTCTCACATTCGCAGTTCTGCTCTGCGTGTTGCTCCAGGTCGCGCTAGTCCTATCGGACACGGCGCGCAGTCTCGCGGACAGCTTCATGTCAAAGATCGGCGCCGTTCAAGACGACGCCAGAGACAACGGGCTTCCGGCCACGGCAGCCGGAGCCCGATCGCCGCGCGATCTTTGGGACGAGAAGCTGCCCAAGTACCTATTGCTGCTCGCCGCGCTCGCGGCAGCCGTCACGTACCAGGCCGCGATGAGCCCGCCCGGCGGCCTCTGGGGCGACGGCCTGACAGAACACGTCGCCGGCGACCCGATTCTAGCAAGCACCTACTCGCGCCGGTACAAGGCCTTCTTCTACTGCAACGCGACGTCCTTCATGGCGTCCCTGGTAGTCATGGTCCTCCTCCTGATCGAGAGGGTGAGCAACACCCAGCCGGCGCTGTTGGCGCTGCACGCCGCCATGATACTGGACCTGTTTGGCCTCATGGGCGCGTACGCTGCCGGGAGCTGCAGGAGGGTGAGAACGTCCGCGTACATCTTGGCGCTTGTCGTCGGGGTCTCGGCGTACATTGCCGTGCTGGTCGTGGTGTCCATCGGCGTCGCGCGGTGGCTGAGAAATGCCATGGACAAGGTGGCGGAGCAAGTGGCGCGGTGCTTCTCGGTGCATGATCTCTAGGCTACCTGGTACCATGGATCCCAGATTTGGTGGATGGAGTACTTTGTTAGGACTTGTGTATTCTCTGTAGCTTCTGAACTTCTGTGTTCTCTGTAATTTCTGAACTTCGGTTGGGATCCCAAATGCAGTTTCTGAACTGCTGTTGCTATGCCAAATGCAGTTTCTGAACATCTTATGGATCCCAAATGCAGTTTATGTTGCCATCATGCCATAGTTTTTATGACTAATTTAGGTAAATGGATAGCTAAATTGATTTCTATGCACAAAGCATAGCTCATTGGAAGGAGAAGAAAATAAGTAACGGTTACATAAAAAATCTCTGTTACTACATCCTTTTCATACCAATTGGCATGAGTCATCCTACCGCTAATAATTACAGAAGTAAAGAAGATTTGGAAAATGTACAGAATCTATAGACACATACCAGTAGAAGAAATCGCTGCGATATTTGCATGCTGTCGTCTACAACAGAAAGAATCAATGGTGTTATCTACGAAAGAATACTGGATGGTGGGCAAAGAACAATCACCAGCCAACTGTTAAGGTCTGTTCTGTTGAGTCAATTTTGTGTTCCCCCTTTTGTTAATGGAGTAACTACTGTACATCCTCTGCGAAAGCCCTGAAAATGAAGTCCCGGAACCGCTTGCAGTACTGCTTCGGGTCGACCGCCGATATGGAGTTGGGATCATACTGCATGGATTTGTAGGCATGCTCGAGCTTCTTGCTGATATCATAGTCCTGCAGGATGTCAATGATCCCGAAGAACAAGATCACATCCTGGAATTCGCCTGTGGGCTCACCAATGAGCTGGGATTCACTTTCAGGATTTCTCACTATGTTCTCCACCCTCGAGTGCATGCAAATCCCTAGTTTATCTGGTGCTTTTCTGCACAAATCATAAGTAATGTTTCCCTCAGAGGTTAATATTTGTCAATATCaagatgaatgcaatgcatggttGGTGGTATGATTTGAGCAGGCCTAAACTGAAGAAAGAACAACTGTATGTAAGGCATCTTGTGATACTTCATAGCTTCTTTAGTGGAATCATGTCTGATTGTATTGCATTGATACTAACAAAACGGAGCGATCTGTGCTAGGTTGCTCTCCAGGAAATGCATTTTAGACTTTTAGTACAATCTCTTATCCAAATTAGTTGTCTCATGTCAATAAACCTAGATAAATTTAGGAAACAGGAGTAGCGAATCACAGTAAGCACAAATGCATAGTGTAAATACCTTTTCTGTTCATCGTCGTCGGTGGCAGTAGTAGGTGTCCCATTGTCAGCATTGCTGCTGTCTGTAACCAGAAAAAAAGACTCAGGCTCGTCGCTTCAAATGTGTCTATGAATAGTTCTACAACTGCAAATATTTGTAAGTAGCGTTTTCTCGAAAATATTAGTAAAAGGCATTCATGGGGCAACATATCTTTGCATCGATCTTTGAAGTGAACGCCCACCAAAAGACTGTAATCCATGATCCTCTCCTGCTCCAGCAACTCGCAATCTCTGTCCACTTGTCTGGTAAGAAATATAAATCATGAGCATAATGGATGCTTGGGTCTCTTCAAATACAGTTGTGATTCTACTGATATGTTTTAGACCTCCCATGGGACAGCTTTAAATTCACACATTAAAATATGCTTTTACAAATATTTATAATGCATGCAAGTACCAGCGTAAGCTAGTAGGCAGATGAGAGGAAACCATAATATGCAATTCGGCAGATGGAAGACGTACTTGCAGAAGTCCTGGAACCAGGATCCTCCTAACCGAAAAATGAAATTGAGATCAAGATCCTTGAGCGTGGTGGTCTCGTCGATTTGATCAAGCGGTTTGTCTGTCATCCGACCAAGCGAAGATCCTTTCAAGTCGAAGCGCCGATGGATTGAGTAGTGAGAGCAGAAGAGATTCCCCATTATAACAAACCGGACCTGAATTACATAAGCAACAAAAGCTCAGCCGTCATCTTTGATCCCAATATATTGAATTTCTAATAGCATCCTAACCTTTTTCTGAATAGCCCCTGTGATCTTAACACAGTGCAGACCGAAGAACTTAGTTATAAGAGTATTTTCATGAGCACGGACATGTTTATAATAGGGTTGAAGCATCCTAAGAAGCACCTGTGATAATCAAAACCAGAACACGTATCAGACTTAAACTTCCATCCATCTGTAGGTTAGCTAAGGAGAAGAAAGGAACCTACCTTAACTTCTGccttcttcattgttttgatcatGTACTTGTCATCATTTGTGAGGTAAAAGAAACTCCCACTTTTACCGGGTGATGATAGTTCCAGAAGTGCATCATCACCGCATATCGAGATCATGTAATCTGCAGGGTCGACGTCGAAGAGCTTGCGCAATGTCCTGGATCGAACCGTAGAAGAACAAATTAGCGCCATTCAGGAGATTCAAAGAAGCAAGTGAGATTCAAAATGCAGACCTGAAAACCAATGGGCAGTAGTCCTTCCACCGGAAATCACACGATTGGTGAGGCGGCGTATGCTTCGATCCTTCCGGCGGAAATCTTGTCCACACCTTCTCTTTAGGATCAAATGCTGATGATTTGAGATCCAATGAGGTAGGTGCTGACTGCCTTCCCACAGCATGCCTATGCACCAAGAGAAAATCAATGGTAGTCAAAATACTATAATCAACAACAAGGAAATTTTTGATGGCAATGGAAGCAGTGCCAATGGTAGCTaagaagaagagaaggaagagaCCTGATGCCCAGCTGCAAGTTGAGCATGAGCTCGTAGTTCCTGTGCCCCTTGGATATGGTCTCCCCCTGCTTCTTCCCCGGCTTCGCGCGGATGCAGGAGAGCGTCCGCGACCATGCCCTGTCTGCCCGAGTACTAGCATCCTCGCCGCCCTCATCCCCCACAGCGAGACTGTCCAGGTCCGACACGCTGCTCCTCCGGCGCACGCTCGGCACCCTCCCTTGGTCGGCACTGACCTCCGGCGGCCGCCACACGGGCTTCTGGATCACGGCCTCCACCCCGGGCCACGTGAGTATCTTCTGCCACGGCAGCAGCGATACCGTTTTCCCCTCGCAGACCTCGAGATCCTCGAGCAGCTTGGTGATGGCGTCGCGGGGCTCCCGGGGCACGGGCATGGCCGGGCCGCCGGACGGCGGGTAGTAGACGCCCTTGGCGTGCGTGACACCAGACTCCTGGCACCAGGTGCCGATGTACATGCCGCCGTCGGCCCAGCGGAACGTGCCCTGGCCCTTGGGCTTGCCGTCCTCCCAGGAGCCGTCGTAGCGGTCGCTGTCCGCCCATATGACGGTCCCGCAGCCGTGCATCTCGCCGGCCTTCCAGGTGCCGATGTACTCGTGGCCCTGGCGCCAGATGTAGCGGCCGTGGCCGTCCTGCAGGCCGTCGCGCCAGTGGCCGTCGTAGACGTCGCCGTTGGCGTAGGCCTGCGTGCCGCGGCCGTGCCGGAGGTTGTTGGCCCAGAGCCCCGCGAAGGTGTCCCCGAACTCGCCAATGTAGGTGCCCTGGCCGTGCATGTAGCCGCCGGCGAGGTCGCCCTCGTAGGTGGCGCCCGAGGGCCAGGAGAACTTGCCCCGGCCGGCCGCGCGGCCGCGGGCCCAGGCGCCCTCGTACATGCTGCCGTCCGTCCAGAGGAACTTGCCCTGGCCGTGCGGGAGGTCCCCGCGCAGGTCGCCCTGGTAGAACTCCCCGCTGGGCAGCAGCTGCTCCGAGTGGCTGGGCTCCCCGAGCTCGGCGTCATCCTCCTCGGCGGCGTTGGCCTCCTCCGCGTCGGCGGCTGCTGGGCCGTCCGTGTCGTCGGCGCAGTAGATGGCGCTGGAGGAGGCGACGGAGATGGTGCCGGTGGCGGGGTCGACGAGGCCGTcgacgccggcgacggcggccgggAATGCGGCGGCGCCGCGGCGGATGGTGGTGAGCTTGCGGATGCTCGCCTCCCAGAGCCTTCCGGCCGGGGCCGGGATCTGGTTCATCTTCTTCCCCGTCGACGCCATGGCGTTTGCTTGATTGCTAGCTGAGGTGAGGTGTCAACGCGCGGCGCGACCGAGGTCGGTCGATCAGGAGGAGGGAGGTGGAGCGAGGGCGTGCATGGCGATGATGGCCTCGGATTTTTGCATGGCGTTGCGAGTTTTGGGTTGGGAGGGAGGTGGGGCGGAGGCTGGGAGGAGTTGTCGGGGGGCATGGTGCCGAGGTGAGCTCGGGGGCGCGACATTTGGAGGGACGCAGTCTGCTCTGCTCTGTGTTTGCTGCCCCTCAAACAATAGGGGAGCAGCGCGACACGAGCGGGTAGAAAAATGGTTCCTTCGCGCGCTTCTTGGGAACCTCGTCCTGTCGTGCCTGCTGCCGCAGTTTTCCCTACGGCCAGTTTTCTGATGAGACTTGCTAGTTCTTATCTAGCTTGAGCTGAGAGTCCAGTCGAGCGCCCAAACAGTCCCCTAAAACGATTTAAGGGGACGCTAAATAAAAAACATTTTTAGCTGCATCCTTTAAAGCTGATTTTTGTTCGGCGCATTCCGATATGGTGTTCGGCACGCCGaggccgtccccgtcccacatggGACGCACCGGAAATGCCGAACGCACCGAAAAGCGAGACGGGGAAGTGGCGGGGCTGACCCGTTAGCGGCacatattggcgcgcagcgacgatgcagttcccgcagaggcgcagcgaagcatCTCGTCgcacctagctctgcgtgccagcATTAATGAGCGCCATCATCCCCCGCCTCCCTCTGGCCTATTAAAAAGGGtcacctctcatcgtccctctcacacacaaaccctagcgcctctctcctcaaccctagccgccaccatctcaagagtcgacgtcatggctggtagaggcggaggccgagctcgcggtcgtggtcgtggccgcggccgcggcagagctgcatgctcgtcgtcgcctgcgatgccgtcatcgtcggacatgcaggacgaggaggggaccgtgctgttcgagttcattATCGTCCTCAAGAGCGATCgacacggcatccagaggctgccgaacaccttcgccgacttcgtcgccgacgacgagcacacgggctcgctgcatctgcgggaggatggctgccgctgctgctgatggatcgtcgacgtgatctacgacgcgcgcgacaagatgtacctccacatcggctgggagaagttcgcgcgctaccaccgcctcgaaggcggcttcgtgctcgtgttctcctactttgtcGACAGGGACATAAGCGTCAagatgttcgacgagacgcgttgccgccagaactaccacggcgacagcgccaAGGAGGACGACaactgaagagtgttgtttcttcgcagcgaatatatgcacgaagatttctggatgttcttcctcggaagaaccaacaggggcaccctcaccagctagattttccagtttgggtcgtTGGGTGtagggatgtaaatggtacggataatttccgctccgaatccgcatccgtatccgtttttgaggatatggtatgcatttttagaaatccgccggatatggattcggatgcggatagtgatcaagcggatatccgacggatacggtagaggatatggtattgatactatccgacggatacggattatccgccattttttgcggattatccgaggtccacaaagaggataatccgaAAAAACTAGCCCAACTCTAAATATTTAGATAATATATTTAGTTCATCGGCCAAACTATGTATTCTATTAGCACGCAATTTGCTTTGTTGTACGAACAAGTGTGTACATTTAGCTATAGTCTATAATTACAAAcatattttacataaaaaaacatacttctatttttttatatgtatattttcttaataatccgcatccgatccgagtccggtccgaatccgctccatatccgtaatccgatataatccgcatccgaatccgcatccgaccattatccgctccgatccgaatccgttacaaaaaaatggtaaaggatatggtaagGGAAATATCCGATctgatccgatccgtttacatccctaactgggtgtgccctcgagtgttctttcttggcagcgaacacaagaAACCTTCAATGCCTGGcccagttaggtttagtttttttacaatgtgtcaaccatggttcaaactatgtattaatttgtggaaaaccatgttccaaactatatcttcatgtaaaccacgttccaaattatgtattagtttatggaatatttattctctttattgaaataaaaatgaaaaaacaaaaaaaaagtattttaatgtttgggagcGGCGTTTGGGAGACACGGagcgacgtctcccaaacgcggcacgaacgaaacacgtccaccAAACGCTCATCCGGTGCCGTttgagggacggtttgggggactcgactggagatgctctaagcttgtGCTTATTGAGATCCTACACCGTTTGATTGATtgtgattgatgcatatgaatTGTAAGTTGGGTTGGAACTATTTTTTTTTAATTGTAAGTGAAGTTACAACTGAATTTTTTTTAGTTACCAGTGGAGATGCAACTAAAAAAAATTTCTCAGACCTTTAAATTTGCTTCGTGAATCATGCTATCATCAGTTGCATAAATTGCAACTGAGATTAAATGATATCGAGAATGAAGTTAGTTCTCATTCAACTAGTTACACCCTTTTCTAATTCTCTCCCAAACTGCTAACGCGCAAACAGCTGATTTTTTTTCAGTAAGAACAGAACATCTCAGACATCCAATTTGCTCTGGTTCGATGCTTCAGCCTGACAGCAAGCTTGAAGGCTAATTCGACTCATTCAAACTTGTACCAAGCTCCAGCTGAGTCAACGCTACTTGTTCAAGCTTGATTATGTTTTTTTAAGCTTGGTTAGTTGACAGCAGTATCCTACCCAATTCCAAGAGGATGCAAAATAAGCAAAAAAAAGTGCAAGTAGCTGTAGGCTGCAGCATCAACGTCTGCTCTGGTCTTGGGGACATCGACTGTCGACTCCGTCGATTTCTTCCGTGGAAAAGGCATCGTTTGTTTTTCCCAAGACCAGCTCGTTTGACCTGCGTCTGGGGCTTCGATCTGTCCAAGACGCAAGTCAAGTAACAGGTGCTGTGCAACTTGTGCATACTACCAGGAGCTATAGGACTGAAATAGTACTACCGGGCAAGATTATAAGATATCTATATCCAGATTCCTGTTTTCCCTAGGCTCCTGTGAATCTGATGAGCAGAAGCTCATGTTAAAGTACATGGACAAAATAACATGCCTAACTGAGATCCAATGTAATTTCATTCAAACATCATTACCAGCATGCGGGTTGCGATAAAACCAATAGGTTTTCTGTGTAATCTTCTAGTAAGTGCAAACAAATCCAACCTCTTACCAGTATCCACCACTCTAACAGCCTAACAGAATGACCAGGAGTATATATAATGTTTACTGACCCTGAGATTGCAGTGGTACATAAATCATACAGCAGTCTAACAGAAGATTAAGGATGGAAGTCACGCTCTAATAACGAAACATT encodes:
- the LOC124654269 gene encoding phosphatidylinositol 4-phosphate 5-kinase 6-like, whose product is MASTGKKMNQIPAPAGRLWEASIRKLTTIRRGAAAFPAAVAGVDGLVDPATGTISVASSSAIYCADDTDGPAAADAEEANAAEEDDAELGEPSHSEQLLPSGEFYQGDLRGDLPHGQGKFLWTDGSMYEGAWARGRAAGRGKFSWPSGATYEGDLAGGYMHGQGTYIGEFGDTFAGLWANNLRHGRGTQAYANGDVYDGHWRDGLQDGHGRYIWRQGHEYIGTWKAGEMHGCGTVIWADSDRYDGSWEDGKPKGQGTFRWADGGMYIGTWCQESGVTHAKGVYYPPSGGPAMPVPREPRDAITKLLEDLEVCEGKTVSLLPWQKILTWPGVEAVIQKPVWRPPEVSADQGRVPSVRRRSSVSDLDSLAVGDEGGEDASTRADRAWSRTLSCIRAKPGKKQGETISKGHRNYELMLNLQLGIRHAVGRQSAPTSLDLKSSAFDPKEKVWTRFPPEGSKHTPPHQSCDFRWKDYCPLVFRTLRKLFDVDPADYMISICGDDALLELSSPGKSGSFFYLTNDDKYMIKTMKKAEVKVLLRMLQPYYKHVRAHENTLITKFFGLHCVKITGAIQKKVRFVIMGNLFCSHYSIHRRFDLKGSSLGRMTDKPLDQIDETTTLKDLDLNFIFRLGGSWFQDFCKQVDRDCELLEQERIMDYSLLVGVHFKDRCKDISNADNGTPTTATDDDEQKRKAPDKLGICMHSRVENIVRNPESESQLIGEPTGEFQDVILFFGIIDILQDYDISKKLEHAYKSMQYDPNSISAVDPKQYCKRFRDFIFRAFAEDVQ